A portion of the Calliphora vicina chromosome 5, idCalVici1.1, whole genome shotgun sequence genome contains these proteins:
- the LOC135962082 gene encoding uncharacterized protein LOC135962082: MGSMDIRFTAPRFSLPLFIATRNRIKYTKFNELWKYLKKNVHIYAKHIDKEFERTTIQHFQHVVGINKSLPSLTSHQNGKVPENYSMKNLRKSWHLPPNRYDINKKPYSSKRGIGGAYWPKIHVHQAKPLSNIREPHVRFYNLPSITEKLFAPCLRTKGVFLSNARERRATDRCMVSNIGTCYKNPSEPGPTTYNPYFTKFKTTSLKTNLEKANPHLFYRLSIVPVKKNNIHIPHISFTGAPGRYEIRYPNICPCSSKLVYQPQIDLIIEKEKRNKFRRLSYETIKARHYTSPDWRHVKGRGFRRLFTGVKPFKHIALSVQEGKKPKNIQLYPDSKYIGMINHPSRTPLSLRPKNISSAAPPIKFNCIAKKVTRKQLRNNKKIAFNSSQERFRDGYRLPVLTQMQQEQLKLTLPLERQFRDNPIINKRPSEIKSKLYQTPKHMLPNYEPKLRKKIFKFQPLPQAKVLVTESDTNSNETSKEGFYLKMLEAKNFFKDNVEL; this comes from the exons ATGGGTTCAATGGATATTAGATTTACTGCTCCGCGTTTTTCTCTGCCTCTTTTTATTGCGACAA gaaaccgaataaaatacacaaaatttaatgaattgtggaagtatttaaagaaaaatgttcatatatatgcCAAGCACATAGACAAag AATTTGAAAGAACTACGATACAACATTTCCAACATGTTGTGGGCATCAACAAATCTTTGCCTTCATTGACAAGCCATCAAAATGGAAAAGTCCCTGAAAACTACAgtatgaaaaatttaagaaaatcatggCATTTACCACCGAATCGTtatgatataaataaaaaaccctACAGCAGCAAGAGGGGTATTGGTGGAGCATACTGGCCAAAAATACACGTGCATCAAGCAAAACCTCTATCAAACATCCGAGAACCACATGTTCGTTTTTATAACTTGCCTTCCATAACTGAAAAACTATTTGCACCCTGCCTTAGGACAAAAGGAGTGTTTCTATCAA ACGCCCGAGAGCGACGTGCTACAGACCGATGTATGGTTAGCAATATAGGGACATGTTACAAAAATCCTTCTGAACCAGGACCAACGACATACAATCCATATTTTACTAAATTCAAAACTAcaagtttaaaaacaaa tttagaaaaAGCGAATCCACATTTGTTTTATCGTTTATCCATAGTACCTGTGAAAAAGAATAACATTCATATTCCACATATTAGTTTTACTGGTGCACCCGGTCGTTATGAGATACGTTACCCGAACATATGTCCTTGCTCTTCAAAACTTGTCTACCAACCTCAAATCGATCTTATAATTGAGAAAGAGAAGCGCAATAAATTTCGTCGCTTATCGTATGAAACAATTAAGGCAAGACATTACACTTCACCAGATTGGAGACACGTGAAAGGTCGAGGATTTCGACGTCTCTTTACAGGGGTTAAGCCATTTAAACATATTGCACTATCTGTTCAAGAAggtaaaaaacccaaaaacaTTCAACTTTACCCAGATTCAAAATATATTGGAATGATCAACCATCCATCGCGCACACCATTATCATTAAGACCAAAAAACATATCGAGTGCAGCGCCACccattaaatttaattgcatTGCCAAAAAGGTTACACGCAAACAACTGAGGAATAATAAAAAGATTGCATTCAACAGTAGTCAAGAGCGTTTTCGTGATGGTTATCGTTTGCCCGTCCTAACTCAGATGCAACAGGAACAACTCAAGCTGACTCTACCACTCGAACGTCAATTTCGAGATAATCCCATTATCAATAAACGGCCTTctgaaataaaatcaaaactttaTCAAACTCCAAAGCACATGCTACCAAATTATGAGCCCaaactgagaaaaaaaatattcaaatttcagCCATTGCCTCAAGCCAAAGTACTGGTAACAGAGAGTGACACAAACTCAAATGAAACCAGTAAAGAAGGCTTCTACTTGAAAATGTTGGAGGCTAAGAATTTTTTCAAAGACAATGtggaattataa